The region GAATAAAGTtcaaaagaacaaaagacaaataaactTCTTAAAGTTGTAACTAAATATGGAATATGGGTGAATGTCTTCTTTCTcaacaaaatataacaattttcATTTAGTTCTAagtaacatttatatttctctCCATTAGGAATATTGCTATTCTCCTTCATTTCCTTCTTTTGTTGAAAGCCGTGTTGTTTTCTCCATGTCTGCAAGGCTATGTGTTAATGCCCCCCTTGTTTTCCGGCTCCACGAAAACACTCCAGACGTGGTGTGTAAGGTGCTGCTGGAGCGCAGCTGGGAGGAGTTTGACCCTGAGGACTGGAACCTGTATTGGCACGGCTCGGGTTTCCGCAGCTTAGCCTATGAGAATATCTTGCCTTGGCAGAAGCTGAATCATTACCCCAAAACAGCCAATATCTCACGCAAAGGCTGCCTGGCACGCAACCTGAGAAGTATGAGAGGCATGTACGGCCCTGCACTTTTTTACGGCTTCAGTCTTCTGGCTTTCATCTTGCTGAACCATTACACCAGGTATCTGGAGAAGTACACAAAAAGCAAAGGACAGTGTGTGTACTGGATCTGTAAACCAGTGGCTCTCTCACTGGGGGAGGGGCATCTTTATCTTCAAGGATATCAAACACTTGACTTATGACTCGACAGTGATCGTACAGAAATATTTATGTGAACCGTTTCTGATCTCGGGCTACAAGTTTGACATGcgcat is a window of Tachysurus vachellii isolate PV-2020 chromosome 3, HZAU_Pvac_v1, whole genome shotgun sequence DNA encoding:
- the ttll2 gene encoding LOW QUALITY PROTEIN: probable tubulin polyglutamylase TTLL2 (The sequence of the model RefSeq protein was modified relative to this genomic sequence to represent the inferred CDS: deleted 1 base in 1 codon) yields the protein MSARLCVNAPLVFRLHENTPDVVCKVLLERSWEEFDPEDWNLYWHGSGFRSLAYENILPWQKLNHYPKTANISRKGCLARNLRSMRGMYGPALFYGFSLLAFILLNHYTRYLEKYTKSKGQCVYWICKPVALSLGRGIFIFKDIKHLTYDSTVIVQKYLCEPFLISGYKFDMRMYVCVTSFNLESLDNLFSHLTNTSINKFSLFYTTAKESVGQGCKWTMSRFRSFLHSQDVNQVHLWQKISNIVTLTLLTMAPSVPWSFLESTSSSIPNSSLDFKRSVTLWNFFGLSS